One Candidatus Eisenbacteria bacterium DNA window includes the following coding sequences:
- a CDS encoding serpin family protein: protein MRKLHALLIALLFLSVIACGGKDNPVDRTDPFELRKIPAELAADVETVVEANNRFALDLYGALKNREGNLFFSPFSISTALAMTCAGARNETADEMESALHFDVVQDNLHASYGALVESIDRGSTTGGYRLSTANRLWGQAGYHFLDEFLATCANDYHAPMDTLDFVADPESARVTINDWVEEKTEGKIEDLLQPGTIHDLIRLVLTNAIYFKGDWLYQFDETETVSRPFHLSGGGETFAPFMSQREGFGYLQGDGFAALEMLYVGEDLSMLVFLPDERDGLGEIEAQLTHENLESWIASLDTRTVDVFLPSFTFTTTFALVPELAELGIEDAFIPGAADFSGIDGTRELFIGDVIHKAFVQVNEEGTEAAAATAVTVDASSIPDYPVFRADHPFLFLILDRVTGSILFLGRVDDPTA, encoded by the coding sequence ATGCGGAAATTGCACGCCCTCCTTATCGCCCTCCTCTTCTTATCCGTCATCGCCTGCGGAGGAAAGGACAATCCCGTAGACCGTACCGATCCCTTCGAGCTCCGTAAAATCCCGGCCGAGTTGGCCGCGGACGTGGAGACGGTGGTGGAGGCGAACAACCGTTTCGCCCTCGATCTGTACGGCGCCCTGAAAAACCGGGAAGGGAATCTATTTTTCTCCCCCTTCAGCATCTCCACCGCACTCGCCATGACCTGCGCCGGCGCGCGCAATGAAACGGCGGACGAGATGGAGTCGGCGCTCCACTTCGACGTGGTGCAAGACAATCTGCACGCCTCCTACGGCGCGCTCGTGGAGAGCATCGATCGCGGTTCCACTACCGGCGGCTACCGCCTCTCGACGGCGAATCGTCTTTGGGGGCAGGCCGGGTACCACTTCCTCGACGAGTTCCTCGCGACCTGCGCGAACGACTACCATGCGCCGATGGACACCCTCGACTTCGTGGCCGATCCCGAGAGCGCTCGCGTCACCATCAATGACTGGGTGGAGGAGAAGACGGAGGGGAAGATCGAGGATCTTCTACAGCCCGGAACGATCCACGATCTGATCCGGCTGGTGTTGACCAACGCGATCTACTTCAAGGGAGACTGGCTCTACCAATTCGACGAGACGGAGACGGTAAGCCGACCCTTCCACCTTTCCGGCGGCGGCGAGACGTTCGCCCCGTTCATGTCGCAACGGGAAGGTTTCGGTTATCTGCAAGGAGATGGTTTCGCGGCGTTGGAAATGCTCTATGTGGGGGAAGATCTCTCCATGCTCGTCTTTTTGCCCGACGAGAGAGACGGCCTCGGCGAGATCGAAGCGCAACTCACCCACGAGAACCTGGAGAGCTGGATCGCATCGCTCGACACTCGAACGGTCGACGTGTTCCTGCCGAGTTTCACCTTTACGACGACCTTCGCCCTCGTGCCGGAACTCGCCGAGCTGGGGATCGAGGACGCCTTCATCCCGGGCGCCGCCGATTTTTCCGGAATCGACGGTACGAGGGAACTCTTCATCGGCGACGTCATCCACAAGGCTTTCGTGCAAGTGAACGAAGAGGGGACCGAGGCGGCCGCCGCGACCGCCGTCACCGTCGACGCCTCCTCCATCCCGGACTACCCGGTTTTCCGGGCGGATCATCCCTTCCTTTTCCTGATTCTGGACCGCGTAACCGGAAGCATCCTTTTCCTCGGTCGGGTGGATGACCCGACCGCCTGA
- a CDS encoding ABC transporter substrate-binding protein, translating into MRRWLFLVILLVPILLFFRFRETTPGGRESSDLSPDSLRILSLSPNLTEIVFRLGLGGRVVGVTDFCRYPPEAAEKPKVGALLNPNLERMFALEPNLVLMLPAHGGLGEKLSSRGIRSLTVRNDTVEDVLDSIERIGGATGRADRAAALVDSIRGRMEAVRSAPPSIRRRTMIVVSRAGRRIEDVFAVGPGTFLNELLFRAGGRNVFENALARYPEVSVEEILHKNPEVIIELRPDGTDQETERSLARAAWATLPGLKAAEEGRVYVLVGDHLLVPGPRMARIVEELGAALREAG; encoded by the coding sequence TTGCGCAGGTGGCTCTTTCTCGTCATCCTTCTCGTTCCGATCCTTCTCTTTTTCCGTTTCAGGGAAACGACGCCGGGTGGCCGAGAATCCTCCGACCTCTCCCCGGACTCTCTGCGCATACTCTCCCTCTCCCCCAACCTGACGGAGATCGTTTTCCGTCTCGGATTGGGGGGGCGCGTCGTCGGCGTGACCGATTTCTGCCGTTATCCGCCCGAGGCGGCGGAGAAGCCGAAGGTGGGGGCGCTCCTCAATCCGAATCTGGAACGCATGTTCGCGCTCGAGCCGAACCTGGTTCTGATGCTGCCGGCGCACGGCGGCCTCGGGGAGAAGCTCTCTTCGCGCGGAATCCGCTCGCTGACGGTGAGGAACGACACGGTGGAGGACGTCCTCGATTCCATCGAGCGGATCGGAGGGGCGACGGGCCGGGCGGATCGGGCGGCGGCGCTCGTCGATTCCATCCGCGGGAGGATGGAGGCGGTACGGAGCGCTCCCCCGTCGATCCGTCGGCGGACGATGATCGTCGTCAGCCGCGCCGGGCGCCGGATCGAGGACGTTTTCGCCGTAGGACCGGGCACTTTCCTGAACGAATTGCTCTTCCGGGCCGGGGGGAGAAACGTGTTCGAGAATGCGTTGGCCCGCTATCCCGAGGTGAGCGTCGAGGAGATCCTCCATAAGAACCCGGAAGTGATCATCGAGCTGCGCCCGGACGGGACGGATCAGGAGACGGAGCGAAGTCTCGCCCGCGCGGCTTGGGCGACGCTCCCGGGTCTGAAGGCGGCGGAGGAGGGGCGCGTGTACGTCCTGGTCGGCGACCATCTTTTGGTTCCCGGGCCGAGGATGGCGCGGATCGTCGAGGAACTCGGCGCGGCGCTTCGGGAGGCGGGTTGA
- a CDS encoding cytidylate kinase-like family protein, with protein sequence MGRNDETPPEQKERECSGSEPVQGCPGGPLITISRDFSCGGGTVAKKLAARLGWNFYDRSLLDRIVAQRRGEGGGFDDLGEDAPEHLGDMARSIFESGYKGDKTYMRALVRALLDVSREGNAVLAGRGTNFLIPERRRLAIRLAAPTDWRIARYARVLETDLDKATDAVRQEDERRRRFCRENIDREISDPLAYDLVINMRSIDTNTVQLLILNALRSRFDLKETALPLSDSGIRPL encoded by the coding sequence ATGGGACGAAATGACGAGACGCCTCCCGAGCAGAAGGAGCGGGAGTGTTCCGGCTCGGAGCCGGTTCAGGGCTGTCCGGGCGGACCACTGATCACGATCTCGCGCGACTTCAGCTGCGGCGGAGGAACGGTGGCGAAGAAACTCGCCGCCCGGCTCGGTTGGAACTTCTACGACCGATCCCTGCTCGATCGCATCGTGGCGCAGAGGCGGGGAGAGGGAGGCGGGTTCGACGACCTCGGCGAGGACGCCCCGGAGCATCTGGGCGACATGGCCCGCTCGATCTTTGAATCCGGCTATAAAGGGGACAAGACGTACATGCGCGCGCTGGTGCGCGCCCTACTCGACGTCTCCCGCGAGGGGAACGCGGTCCTCGCCGGTCGAGGCACCAACTTCCTGATCCCCGAACGCCGGCGTCTCGCGATTCGTCTCGCCGCTCCGACGGATTGGCGCATCGCCCGCTACGCCCGGGTCCTCGAGACCGACTTGGACAAGGCGACCGACGCCGTCCGCCAAGAGGACGAACGCCGCCGACGTTTCTGCCGGGAGAACATCGATAGGGAGATCAGCGATCCCCTCGCCTACGATCTGGTCATCAACATGCGATCGATCGACACCAACACGGTGCAGCTCCTCATCCTGAACGCGCTCCGCTCCCGTTTCGACCTGAAGGAGACGGCCCTTCCCCTCTCCGACAGCGGCATCCGCCCCCTCTGA